Genomic DNA from Methanofollis sp. W23:
CGATTGTGCAAACGGGTAGGCTTTCATCTCCTGTCTCACCTCAGCCATCGTATACTCATGAAGCGGGGTCTCCCTCTCCCCCTTGGTCACATTGACGTAGCCATACTGCCAGGTGTAGCCCTGCAGTTCCCAGGTGGAGAAGGATGGTGCGTAGGTGATGCTGACAAGGGTCGCGTTGTATCGTTTTCCATCGACAGAGACCTCGACGAGGTCCCGCTCTTCCGGCCTGACCGAGAGCGTTCCGCTCGATTTTCCAGGGCTGAGGAGGACATCCCCCCCGCCAAGGGAGAAGGACTCGCTCAGGTGACACCGCGACTTCTGCGAGACCGCATGCTCGATGTCGCCCCCGAACTTTGAGAAGGCGTCCTGCACCTCATGAGTGTGCACGATCTCAGACTGCTGCTTGAGTCCCGGCAGATAGGTCGCCGAGTAGATCGCAAGGACCGTCGCGACGATCGCAAGGACCAGCATCAGTCCGACGACCGAGGAGACGCCCTCCTCCTGCTCAGACATTCAGATCACCTCTGAATAGATGACATTGCGCGTTGTCGCAAGGCGCACGATCTCTCCGCCATTGAGAGGTGTTGTGACCGTGAGGCTGCTGCCAAGGTCGAATGCCTCAGTGTCTGGGGAGAGCACAAAATCGCCATCAGGTTCGCCATGCCCAAATGTTTTCGGCCTCTCTGTTCGGTCTTTGGGGATGACCATCACCCGCAGGTCGTCTCTCTCCACCCAGTCCCCGCCCTTGTGGTAGAAGGTGACCGAGTCGGAGGTGGGGTTTACCAACACATCGATTGCGACCTCGCGGTCGCCTGGCAGGAGATGAAAGGCCGAGGTGGCAAAGAGAGCGACCAGGATGATCACCAGGGCCATCAACACCATCTCGCCGACGACCGAGGAGACCGCTTCTTCATAAATTGTATTGCTGTTCATTTTTCCGTAGCCTCACAGGATAAAGATGAAAACGACCACCGACGCCGCCAGAAAGACACTCGCGTGCTTCAGCCCTGCAAGCACATTGTTCGAGGAGAGCTGCCCGGCCATGATCCCTGAGAAGAACCCG
This window encodes:
- a CDS encoding type IV pilin N-terminal domain-containing protein; this encodes MNSNTIYEEAVSSVVGEMVLMALVIILVALFATSAFHLLPGDREVAIDVLVNPTSDSVTFYHKGGDWVERDDLRVMVIPKDRTERPKTFGHGEPDGDFVLSPDTEAFDLGSSLTVTTPLNGGEIVRLATTRNVIYSEVI